From a single Oreochromis niloticus isolate F11D_XX linkage group LG3, O_niloticus_UMD_NMBU, whole genome shotgun sequence genomic region:
- the LOC106098528 gene encoding ubiquitin carboxyl-terminal hydrolase 47: MISSRKRNLEEVNTEETKKLREDADAVIQQKKFHGLKNQGATCYLNSIMQVLFMTPEIHDRLDPESQKIDQELRNIFELLKKRTCGTEKITKTLEIHNVSQQRDAADCLDLILCKVSPRVSELFEGQLMYTTKCSKGHVINEETNPFWTLPLSLRDNPDETYSMEGGFEKIFQTKSYSGDNMVYCEECEKKTEATSRCEMVKFPHILILLLKRFDFDYYTMSDFKSDCCVAVPSEMTTNGKKYKVYGIVNHMGSLRGGHYTATVLSREDHTWYDCDDCNVTKAEEQLFAKTKTYSSRTAYLVMYRASERESEELKEQQRTRRRVEKDEPKKRRMHEYIKKSGEKNIHEDALQPGKSSEIKTNTFLITFITGFLALIVILAMILTALSRN; encoded by the exons ATGATCAGCTCCAGGAAACGGAACCTGGAAGAAGTGAACACAGAAGAGACGAAAAAACTAAGAGAGGATGCAGATGCGG tAATCCAGCAGAAGAAATTTCATGGCCTGAAAAATCAAGGAGCCACATGTTATCTCAACAGCATCATGCAAGTTCTCTTCATGACACCTGAGATTCACGACAG GTTGGATCCAGAATCACAGAAAATAGACCAAGAGCTGAGAAACATCTTTGAACTACTAAAGAAAAGAACGTGTGGAACAGAAAAGATAACAAAGACTTTGGAGATCCATAATG TTTCTCAGCAGCGTGATGCTGCCGACTGCCTGGATCTGATTTTATGTAAGGTCAGCCCACGGGTCTCTGAG CTTTTTGAGGGTCAGCTGATGTACACAACAAAATGCTCCAAAGGCCACGTCATCAATGAAGAGACAAATCCTTTCTGGACTCTTCCACTGTCTCTCAGAGACAACCCTGATGAAACATACAGCATG GAAGGAGGATTTGAAAAGATTTTCCAAACCAAGTCATACAGTGGAGACAACATGGTGTACTGTGAAgaatgtgagaagaaaacagaggcaACCAGT AGATGTGAGATGGTGAAGTTTCCTCACATCTTGATTCTACTCCTGAAGAGATTTGACTTTGACTACTACACCATGTCAGATTTCAAGTCAGACTGCTGTGTCGCTGTGCCATCTGAAATGACAACAAAT GGCAAAAAGTACAAAGTGTATGGGATAGTGAATCACATGGGCAGTCTGAGAGGTGGACATTACACAGCCACTGTGCTGTCCAGGGAGGACCACACCTGGTATGACTGTGATGACTGTAATGTGACAAAG GCTGAAGAACAGCTGTTTGCAAAAACCAAGACATACAG TTCCAGGACTGCATATCTGGTCATGTACAGAG CCTCagagagagagtcagaggaATTGAAAGAACAACAGAGGACCAGGAGAAGAGTGGAAAAGGATGAaccaaagaaaagaagaatGCATGAATACATAAAGAAATCTGGAGAAAAGAACATCCACGAGGATGCTCTGCAACCTGGCAAGAGTTCAGAGATAAAGACGAATACTTTTCTGATTACTTTCATCACTGGTTTTTTGGCCTTAATTGTAATACTTGCAATGATACTCACAGCTCTAAGCAGAAACTGA